The DNA region GCAGTACGCTGCCGACCTGGCCATTGAGCAGGCTGCACGCAAGCTTGTGGTCACGGCAGAGACCGACCGCCTGCTGGTGCAGGGTTTTGCCCGCCGTCTGACTGGCGAAGACTCGAAGGGCGGAGAAAACTAATGTCCGCTCTTACTCTTCGTTATGCCCATGCATTCGCCTCGGTGGCGGCATCCAACCATCTGGATTCAAATGCCGCCCAGCAACAGCTGCGCGACTTCAGCGAAACCCTCGCCGACAGTCATGAACTGCGGGAAGTCCTGATGAATCCGTCGATCGTCAATGAACAGAAGTTGAAGATTCTTGATGCTATTGTCAGCCGCATTGGCATGATCCCGCAGGTGCGGAACTTTCTCGCCGTCATTATGAATCACCAACGTCTTGCCGAGTTGGACGAAATCATTACGGAATACCACGAGATTGCAGATGAACAATCCGGTTTGGCGGAAGCCGAGATCACGAGCGCGCGTCCGCTGAATAACGAAGACCGCGTCGAGCTTGAGGCACAGGTGGCCAAAGTGGCCGGAGGCCGCGTTCGAGCAACGTACCGGGAAGATGCAGCCTTGCTGGGCGGGGCTGTGGTGCGCATCGGATCGACGGTCTACGACGGCTCGCTTCGGGGACAATTCCAGCAATTGAAGCGAAAACTGGTCAACGCCTGAGTTTCGTCAGCAACGACATCAAATTTTGAGATAGATACGAATCGAGTAGAAGGAAGACATGGCAAAGATCAAGGCTGATGAGATAACCGAACTGCTTCGCCAGCAGATTGAGAACTATGAGCAACGCATCCAGGTAGACGAGGTCGGCACGGTCATCTCGCTCGGCGACGGTATTGCGCGCGTCCACGGCCTCGACAAGGTCATGGCTGGCGAACTGATTGAATTCCCCCACGGCGTTGCTGGTCTCGCGATGAACCTCGACGAGGATCAGGTCGGCGCGGTGCTGCTCGGCGACTATACCGAGATTAAAGAAGGCGACCAAGTCAAGCGCACCGGCCGCATCATGTCCGTGCCCGTCGGCGAGGCCCTCATCGGCCGCGTGGTCAACGCGCTCGGCGAGCCTA from Edaphobacter paludis includes:
- the atpH gene encoding ATP synthase F1 subunit delta, translating into MSALTLRYAHAFASVAASNHLDSNAAQQQLRDFSETLADSHELREVLMNPSIVNEQKLKILDAIVSRIGMIPQVRNFLAVIMNHQRLAELDEIITEYHEIADEQSGLAEAEITSARPLNNEDRVELEAQVAKVAGGRVRATYREDAALLGGAVVRIGSTVYDGSLRGQFQQLKRKLVNA